The Streptomyces sp. NBC_00691 genome has a segment encoding these proteins:
- a CDS encoding SDR family oxidoreductase produces MSIVVTGATGQLGRLVIDALLSNPTVPTESVVAVVRDKAKAADLAERGVELRIADYSKPETLAGAFETGDRVLLISGSEVGQRVAQHTAVIDAAKAAGVAQLAYTGILGGDEADFDLAAEHKVTERLILGSGLPYTFLRNGWYTENYTANLAPVLAHGAVVANAGEGRIASATRADYAAAAAAVLAGPAEEHLNKAYELSGDTAWSFAEYAAEIAAQSGQEITYSNVPAEAHLAILTGAGVPAPFAEILVDVDRAVEHGALARRTGDLARLIGRPTTPIAVTIKEALTRS; encoded by the coding sequence ATGAGCATCGTCGTCACCGGAGCCACCGGCCAGCTCGGCCGTCTCGTCATCGACGCCCTCCTCTCGAACCCCACCGTCCCCACCGAGTCCGTCGTCGCCGTCGTCCGCGACAAGGCGAAGGCCGCCGACCTCGCGGAGCGCGGTGTAGAGCTGCGGATCGCGGACTACAGCAAGCCGGAGACCCTGGCCGGGGCCTTCGAGACCGGCGACCGGGTGCTCCTCATCTCCGGCAGCGAGGTCGGGCAGCGCGTCGCCCAGCACACCGCCGTGATCGACGCCGCCAAGGCGGCGGGCGTGGCCCAGCTCGCGTACACCGGCATCCTCGGCGGCGACGAGGCCGACTTCGACCTGGCCGCCGAGCACAAGGTCACCGAGCGGCTGATCCTCGGCTCCGGACTGCCGTACACCTTCCTCCGCAACGGCTGGTACACCGAGAACTACACCGCGAACCTCGCCCCCGTCCTGGCCCACGGCGCCGTCGTCGCCAACGCCGGCGAGGGCCGGATCGCCTCCGCCACCCGCGCCGACTACGCCGCCGCCGCGGCCGCCGTCCTGGCCGGCCCCGCCGAGGAGCACCTGAACAAGGCGTACGAGCTGAGCGGCGACACCGCCTGGTCCTTCGCCGAGTACGCGGCCGAGATCGCCGCCCAGTCCGGCCAGGAGATCACGTACAGCAACGTGCCCGCCGAGGCGCACCTCGCGATCCTCACCGGCGCCGGCGTCCCGGCCCCCTTCGCCGAGATCCTGGTCGACGTCGACCGGGCCGTCGAGCACGGCGCGCTCGCCCGCCGGACGGGCGACCTGGCCCGCCTGATCGGCCGCCCGACCACCCCGATCGCCGTGACGATCAAGGAAGCCCTGACCCGCTCCTGA
- a CDS encoding peptide MFS transporter yields MIDSDTNSEQPPPEDDRAFFGHPRGLLTLSGLEVWERFSFLGMQAILVLYFAAAVSDGGLGMASGTAASVSAAYGTLVYLVSVAGGWLADRILGSYRAVLWGGILIACGHYAMAVPTAAMTWVGLGLISAGTGLLKPNVATMVGKLYRTDDDRRDAGFALYYMAINIGAFAGPLITGWLADHKGYHWGFSAAALGMTLGLIQYVAGRRHLAGRKHSAEFALAPEAMRKAVRLMIAGAVVVAAVATVLALVGWLTMDRFVDVLTVISVIAPVVYFWVMFTSPRVTAEERGRLRPYIVLFLASVVFNFILFQAYSTMILLASTNARTTILGFDFPASWYASALGAFEVALAPVVAAVWARMGHKQPHASNKIAFGVILGGLSFLLMVLPTSGHADDTYQMAAWWIVGSYLLLGLGDVLLETSGMSATSKLAPKAFSSQTMSLWFLSLALANGIQAQTVKLYDDVSKPVYFGVNGAVAVAVGLVVIALAPWLRRTMHPVH; encoded by the coding sequence ATGATCGACTCCGATACGAACAGCGAGCAGCCGCCCCCCGAGGACGACCGCGCCTTCTTCGGGCACCCCCGGGGCCTGCTGACCCTTTCGGGCCTGGAGGTCTGGGAACGGTTCTCGTTCCTGGGCATGCAGGCGATCCTCGTCCTCTACTTCGCCGCGGCCGTCTCCGACGGCGGCCTCGGCATGGCGTCGGGCACCGCGGCCTCGGTCTCGGCCGCGTACGGCACGCTCGTCTACCTGGTCTCGGTGGCCGGCGGCTGGCTCGCGGACCGCATCCTCGGCTCGTACCGCGCGGTCCTCTGGGGCGGCATCCTGATCGCCTGCGGCCACTACGCGATGGCCGTGCCGACGGCCGCCATGACCTGGGTGGGCCTCGGCCTGATCAGCGCGGGTACCGGACTGCTCAAGCCGAACGTGGCGACCATGGTCGGCAAGCTGTACCGGACGGACGACGACCGCCGGGACGCCGGTTTCGCGCTCTACTACATGGCGATCAACATCGGCGCGTTCGCCGGCCCGCTGATCACCGGCTGGCTCGCCGACCACAAGGGCTACCACTGGGGCTTCTCGGCCGCCGCGCTCGGCATGACGCTCGGCCTGATCCAGTACGTGGCGGGCCGCCGTCACCTGGCCGGCCGCAAGCACTCCGCCGAGTTCGCGCTGGCCCCCGAGGCCATGCGGAAGGCGGTCCGGCTGATGATCGCCGGCGCGGTCGTCGTGGCCGCCGTCGCCACCGTCCTCGCGCTCGTGGGCTGGCTGACCATGGACCGCTTCGTGGACGTGCTGACCGTGATCTCGGTGATCGCGCCGGTCGTCTACTTCTGGGTCATGTTCACGAGCCCCCGGGTCACCGCGGAGGAACGGGGCCGCCTCAGGCCGTACATCGTGCTCTTCCTGGCCTCGGTCGTCTTCAACTTCATCCTCTTCCAGGCGTACTCGACGATGATCCTGCTGGCGTCCACCAACGCCCGTACGACCATCCTCGGCTTCGACTTCCCGGCGAGCTGGTACGCCTCCGCGCTCGGCGCCTTCGAGGTGGCCCTGGCGCCCGTCGTGGCCGCCGTCTGGGCCCGGATGGGGCACAAGCAGCCGCACGCCTCCAACAAGATCGCCTTCGGTGTGATCCTCGGCGGCCTGTCGTTCCTACTGATGGTCCTGCCCACCTCCGGGCACGCCGACGACACGTACCAGATGGCCGCCTGGTGGATCGTCGGCTCGTACCTCCTCCTCGGCCTCGGTGACGTGCTCCTGGAGACCTCCGGGATGTCCGCCACCAGCAAGCTCGCACCGAAGGCCTTCTCCAGCCAGACCATGTCGCTCTGGTTCCTCTCCCTCGCGCTCGCCAACGGAATCCAGGCGCAGACCGTGAAGCTCTACGACGACGTCTCCAAGCCCGTCTACTTCGGCGTGAACGGCGCCGTGGCCGTGGCCGTCGGCCTCGTCGTGATCGCCCTGGCGCCCTGGCTGCGCCGCACCATGCACCCCGTCCACTGA
- a CDS encoding LolA family protein: MAESRKASRYIVPVAVAGVAAATIGLVPALAASGDPDLPEITAQQLIEKIAASDTQTLSGTFRISTDLGLPLEGLTSGLGGLAGGMGGGAGGGASVDPSERLTQLVSGSHTLRVSADGPERQKLTLLDGSDEYSLIHNGDDVWAYDSKSKEVFHEKAPADADAPGAHDGPKDKELPGTPKQLADEVLKAAGDTTSITVDGTAKVAGRDAYQLVIKPKQSGSTVQSIKIAVDAANGTPLKFTLASVEGGKPVVDAGFTKVDFSKPAASDFTFKAPEGAKVTEGGAEKAAGEKGDPFGGQLPPGLEDVFGGFGPGTGPGTGSDKGGVNVIGEGWTTIAKIDSGAPAPRTDEAPKEFQGLLDSLGDKVTGKFGSGTVFKTKIVNALLTDDGKVYVGAVTQDALVNAANAGK; this comes from the coding sequence ATGGCAGAGTCCCGTAAGGCGAGCCGGTACATCGTCCCGGTCGCGGTGGCAGGAGTTGCCGCGGCGACCATCGGCCTTGTCCCGGCGCTGGCGGCGTCCGGCGACCCCGATCTGCCGGAGATCACCGCCCAGCAGCTCATCGAGAAGATCGCCGCCTCCGACACGCAGACGCTCTCCGGCACGTTCCGGATCTCCACCGACCTGGGGCTGCCCCTGGAGGGCCTGACGTCCGGCCTCGGCGGCCTCGCCGGGGGCATGGGCGGCGGTGCCGGCGGCGGCGCGTCCGTCGACCCCTCCGAGCGGCTGACCCAGCTCGTCTCCGGCAGCCACACCCTGCGGGTGTCCGCGGACGGCCCGGAGCGCCAGAAGCTGACGCTGCTCGACGGCTCCGACGAGTACAGCCTGATCCACAACGGCGACGACGTCTGGGCGTACGACAGCAAGTCCAAGGAGGTCTTCCACGAGAAGGCCCCGGCGGACGCGGACGCCCCCGGCGCCCACGACGGCCCGAAGGACAAGGAGCTGCCGGGCACGCCCAAGCAGCTCGCGGACGAGGTCCTGAAGGCAGCGGGCGACACCACGTCGATCACCGTCGACGGGACGGCGAAGGTGGCCGGCCGGGACGCGTACCAGCTGGTGATCAAGCCGAAGCAGTCCGGTTCGACGGTCCAGTCGATCAAGATCGCGGTGGACGCGGCGAACGGCACCCCGCTGAAGTTCACCCTCGCCTCGGTCGAGGGCGGCAAGCCCGTCGTCGACGCGGGCTTCACGAAGGTCGACTTCTCGAAGCCGGCGGCCTCCGACTTCACCTTCAAGGCGCCGGAGGGCGCGAAGGTGACCGAGGGCGGCGCGGAGAAGGCGGCGGGCGAGAAGGGCGATCCGTTCGGCGGCCAGCTGCCGCCGGGCCTCGAGGACGTGTTCGGCGGCTTCGGCCCCGGCACGGGCCCCGGCACGGGCTCCGACAAGGGCGGCGTGAACGTCATCGGCGAGGGCTGGACCACGATCGCGAAGATCGACTCCGGGGCGCCGGCGCCCCGGACCGACGAAGCGCCGAAGGAGTTCCAGGGGCTCCTGGACTCCCTCGGCGACAAGGTCACCGGAAAGTTCGGCTCGGGCACCGTCTTCAAGACGAAGATCGTGAACGCGCTCCTCACCGACGACGGCAAGGTCTACGTCGGCGCGGTCACGCAGGACGCGCTGGTGAACGCGGCGAACGCCGGCAAGTAG
- a CDS encoding winged helix-turn-helix transcriptional regulator codes for MREATSKPPSHCTGTYGDDGDPDPFQWDTREDCEVRQILDRVADKWSLLVIALLDRRVLRFTELKRAIDGVSQRMLTVTLRQLERDGLVKRTVHPVVPPRVEYELTPLGRTLHTTIRSLVTWTEQHQNEVAAAREEYDTREAAAVS; via the coding sequence ATGCGAGAAGCCACGTCGAAGCCGCCGAGTCACTGCACGGGCACGTACGGGGACGACGGGGATCCCGACCCCTTCCAGTGGGACACACGGGAGGACTGCGAGGTACGGCAGATCCTCGACCGGGTCGCCGACAAGTGGTCGCTCCTCGTCATCGCCCTCCTCGACCGCCGGGTGCTGCGCTTCACCGAACTCAAGCGCGCGATCGACGGCGTCAGCCAGCGCATGCTGACCGTGACCCTGCGCCAGCTGGAACGCGACGGCCTCGTGAAGCGCACCGTCCACCCGGTCGTCCCGCCCCGCGTCGAGTACGAGCTGACGCCCCTGGGCCGCACGCTGCACACCACGATCCGCTCCCTCGTCACCTGGACCGAGCAGCACCAGAACGAGGTCGCGGCGGCACGGGAGGAGTACGACACCCGCGAGGCGGCGGCGGTGTCCTGA
- a CDS encoding DUF4291 domain-containing protein, translating to MEETKSAIDEPKYRIRALHTDRTVTVYQAYRPEIGLPAAREGRFPAVWKRDRMTWIKPSFLWMMYRSGWGEKEGQETVLAVEITREGFEWALRNACLSHYERGFHPDQATWKRELRQSPARVQWDPERDPHLRALPYRSLQLGLTGEASRRYADEWTVSVRDVTPLAHRVHERVRSGDLEAARLLLPREEPYPEPAGLLDHLRGQRPQEIRR from the coding sequence ATGGAAGAGACGAAGTCGGCCATCGACGAGCCGAAGTACCGGATCCGCGCGCTCCACACCGACCGTACGGTCACCGTCTACCAGGCGTACCGGCCCGAGATCGGCCTGCCCGCCGCCCGCGAGGGACGGTTTCCGGCCGTCTGGAAGCGGGACCGCATGACATGGATCAAGCCGTCGTTCCTGTGGATGATGTACCGCTCGGGCTGGGGCGAGAAAGAGGGCCAGGAGACCGTCCTCGCCGTGGAGATCACCCGCGAGGGCTTCGAATGGGCCCTGCGGAACGCCTGCCTCTCCCACTACGAGCGCGGGTTCCACCCCGACCAGGCCACCTGGAAGAGGGAGTTGCGGCAGTCACCGGCCCGGGTCCAGTGGGACCCGGAGCGCGATCCGCACCTCCGGGCACTCCCGTACCGCTCGCTCCAGCTCGGCCTTACGGGCGAGGCGTCCCGCCGGTACGCGGACGAGTGGACGGTCTCCGTACGCGACGTGACCCCCCTCGCGCACCGGGTCCATGAACGGGTCCGCTCGGGCGACCTGGAAGCGGCCCGGCTCCTGCTCCCGCGCGAGGAGCCGTACCCGGAGCCCGCGGGCCTGCTGGACCACCTGCGCGGACAGCGTCCGCAGGAGATCAGGCGGTAG
- a CDS encoding NADPH-dependent F420 reductase: MKIAVLGTGEVGRRLATRFASLGHEVALGSRTADNAEAVKWADEFGGERGGHGTFADVAGPAELVVNATGGLVSLTVLQSVGADRLRGKVLLDVSNGLDFSEGFPPKVVTPDGVSVAEQLQRAFPETRVVKSLNTMTNTVMVEPGRVPGHHNVFLSGDDEDAKAVVAGLLGSFGWSPDRILDLGDLTSARATEQLVQLWLRLYGMLGTGDFNFSVVTAPAPAPTA; this comes from the coding sequence ATGAAGATCGCCGTCCTCGGCACCGGCGAAGTCGGCCGCCGACTCGCCACCAGGTTCGCCTCCCTCGGCCACGAGGTCGCCCTCGGCTCCCGTACCGCCGACAACGCCGAGGCCGTCAAGTGGGCCGACGAGTTCGGCGGCGAGCGCGGCGGGCACGGCACCTTCGCCGATGTCGCCGGGCCCGCCGAGCTCGTCGTCAACGCCACCGGCGGTCTCGTCTCCCTGACCGTCCTGCAGTCCGTGGGCGCGGACAGGCTGCGCGGCAAGGTCCTTCTCGACGTGTCCAACGGGCTCGACTTCTCCGAGGGCTTCCCGCCCAAGGTCGTCACCCCCGACGGCGTCAGCGTGGCCGAGCAGCTCCAGCGTGCCTTCCCCGAGACGCGGGTCGTGAAGTCGCTGAACACCATGACCAACACGGTCATGGTCGAGCCCGGTCGTGTCCCCGGCCACCACAACGTCTTCCTCAGCGGCGACGACGAGGACGCCAAGGCCGTCGTCGCCGGTCTGCTCGGCTCCTTCGGCTGGTCCCCGGACCGGATCCTCGACCTCGGCGACCTGACGAGTGCCCGCGCCACCGAGCAGCTCGTGCAGCTCTGGCTGCGGCTCTACGGGATGCTCGGCACCGGCGACTTCAACTTCTCGGTCGTCACCGCGCCGGCCCCGGCACCTACCGCCTGA
- the rarD gene encoding EamA family transporter RarD: MKTENEERAGLLYGIGAYGMWGLVPLFWPLLKPAGSVEILAHRMVWSLVFVGVALLAVRRWGWIRELVRSPRKLALITVAAAVITVNWGLYIWSVNTGHVVEASLGYFINPLVTIALGVLVLQERLRPAQWAAVGIGFAAVLVLAIGYGQPPWISLTLAFSFAVYGLVKKKVNIGGLESLAAETAVQFLPALGYLVWLGSQGTLAFGSHGGGHTALLAATGIVTAVPLVCFGAAAIRVPLSTLGLLQYLAPTFQFLLGVLYFHEEMPPERWAGFSLVWLALTILTWDALRTARRSRAAMEAAKATAEAVAVAEPGTVGAEAVGAEAVEPAAAPAAGTPARQAP, from the coding sequence GTGAAGACGGAGAACGAGGAACGAGCAGGATTGCTCTACGGGATCGGCGCCTACGGAATGTGGGGTCTGGTCCCGCTCTTCTGGCCCCTTCTCAAGCCCGCCGGATCGGTCGAGATCCTCGCCCACCGCATGGTGTGGTCCCTGGTCTTCGTCGGCGTCGCCCTGCTCGCGGTGCGCCGCTGGGGCTGGATCCGCGAGCTCGTCCGCAGCCCGCGCAAGCTCGCCCTGATCACCGTCGCCGCCGCCGTCATCACGGTGAACTGGGGCCTCTACATCTGGTCCGTCAACACGGGCCATGTCGTCGAGGCGTCCCTCGGCTACTTCATCAACCCGCTCGTCACCATCGCCCTCGGCGTCCTCGTCCTCCAGGAACGACTGCGCCCCGCGCAGTGGGCGGCCGTCGGCATCGGCTTCGCCGCCGTCCTCGTCCTGGCGATCGGATACGGGCAGCCACCCTGGATCTCCCTGACCCTCGCCTTCTCCTTCGCGGTCTACGGCCTGGTGAAGAAGAAGGTCAACATCGGCGGCCTGGAGTCGCTCGCCGCCGAGACCGCCGTCCAGTTCCTGCCGGCCCTCGGCTACCTCGTCTGGCTCGGCAGCCAGGGCACCCTCGCCTTCGGCTCCCACGGCGGCGGACACACGGCCCTGCTCGCCGCCACCGGCATCGTCACCGCGGTGCCACTCGTCTGCTTCGGGGCGGCAGCGATCCGCGTACCGCTGTCGACGCTCGGCCTCCTCCAGTACCTGGCGCCGACCTTCCAGTTCCTCCTCGGGGTCCTCTACTTCCACGAGGAGATGCCGCCGGAGCGCTGGGCGGGCTTCTCCCTCGTATGGCTGGCCCTGACCATCCTCACCTGGGACGCCCTGCGCACGGCCCGCCGGAGCAGGGCGGCGATGGAGGCGGCGAAGGCGACAGCCGAGGCGGTGGCGGTGGCGGAACCCGGAACGGTCGGGGCCGAAGCGGTCGGGGCCGAAGCGGTCGAGCCCGCCGCGGCACCCGCGGCGGGGACCCCCGCCCGGCAGGCACCCTGA
- a CDS encoding DUF6401 family natural product biosynthesis protein, producing MNDSPGCPLFEVAATYLPRLSEMTSEPGLAAAVDQHAAAVCDALIPAQRGPRARTVRREELADYVLGFTDWLTGADWTEPVGHDFATLRLTAVCWLIREHDLLDA from the coding sequence ATGAACGATTCGCCCGGCTGCCCGCTGTTCGAGGTCGCCGCCACGTATCTGCCCCGGCTCTCGGAGATGACCTCCGAGCCGGGGCTCGCGGCCGCCGTCGACCAGCACGCCGCCGCCGTGTGCGACGCCCTGATCCCGGCCCAGCGGGGGCCGAGGGCCCGGACCGTCCGGCGGGAGGAGCTGGCCGACTACGTCCTCGGGTTCACCGACTGGCTGACCGGGGCCGACTGGACCGAACCCGTCGGCCACGACTTCGCGACCCTCCGTCTGACGGCGGTCTGCTGGCTGATCCGGGAGCACGACCTGCTGGACGCCTGA
- a CDS encoding winged helix-turn-helix transcriptional regulator, with the protein MAVSARAEKPDVNQQMCPSRLVLEHVTSRWGVLVLAALLERSYRFSELRRHIGGVSEKMLAQTLQTLERDGFVHRDAKPVIPPRVDYSLTELGTGAAHQVWELARWSERRVVEVEEARVRYDASRREPATNPSQ; encoded by the coding sequence ATGGCAGTAAGTGCGCGAGCCGAGAAGCCCGACGTGAACCAGCAGATGTGCCCCTCGCGGCTCGTCCTGGAGCACGTCACCAGCCGCTGGGGCGTCCTGGTCCTGGCTGCCCTCCTGGAGCGCTCGTACCGTTTCAGCGAGCTGCGCCGGCACATCGGCGGCGTCAGCGAGAAGATGCTCGCCCAGACGCTCCAGACCCTGGAGCGCGACGGCTTCGTCCACCGCGACGCCAAGCCCGTCATCCCGCCCCGCGTCGACTACAGCCTCACCGAACTCGGCACCGGCGCGGCCCACCAGGTCTGGGAACTGGCCCGCTGGTCGGAGCGCAGGGTCGTGGAGGTCGAGGAAGCCCGCGTCCGGTACGACGCGTCACGTCGCGAGCCCGCCACGAATCCGTCCCAATGA
- a CDS encoding M28 family metallopeptidase, translating into MNISVPRRITKATAVAAVAALALAGLTGTTASANPAAAVAAPDIPLANVKQHLTDLQSIATANGGNRAHGRTGYKASIDFVKAKLDAAGYTTTVQQFTSSGSTGYNLIADWPGGDPNQVLMAGSHLDSVTSGPGINDNGSGSAAVLETALAVARSGYQPTKHLRFGWWGAEELGLVGSKYYVAQLPTTERAKLSGYLNFDMIGSPNPGYFVYDDDPTIETTFKNYFAGLGVPTEIETEGDGRSDHASFKNVGVPVGGLFTGASRVKSSAQVQKWGGTATAFDRCYHSSCDTTANINDTALDRNSDAIAHAIWTLSAGTTTPPTGKVFENTADVSVPDNGAAVTSTVNVTGVTGNAPSNLAVGVDIVHTYRGDLVVDLVAPDGSVYSLSNRSGGSADNIVQTFTVNASSEVANGAWKLRVQDKASADTGYISGFKLTFP; encoded by the coding sequence ATGAACATCTCCGTGCCCAGACGTATCACCAAAGCCACCGCGGTCGCCGCTGTCGCGGCGCTCGCCCTCGCCGGGCTCACCGGCACCACCGCCTCGGCCAACCCGGCCGCGGCCGTCGCCGCCCCCGACATCCCGCTGGCCAACGTCAAGCAGCACTTGACGGACCTCCAGTCGATCGCCACCGCCAACGGCGGCAACCGCGCCCACGGCCGTACCGGCTACAAGGCGTCCATCGACTTCGTGAAGGCCAAGCTGGACGCGGCCGGATACACCACCACCGTCCAGCAGTTCACCTCCAGCGGTTCCACCGGCTACAACCTGATAGCCGACTGGCCCGGCGGTGACCCGAACCAGGTCCTGATGGCCGGTTCGCACCTGGACTCCGTGACCTCGGGTCCCGGCATCAACGACAACGGCTCAGGCTCCGCGGCCGTCCTCGAGACCGCCCTCGCCGTCGCCCGCTCCGGCTACCAGCCCACCAAGCACCTGCGTTTCGGCTGGTGGGGCGCAGAGGAGCTCGGTCTCGTCGGCTCGAAGTACTACGTGGCGCAGCTGCCCACCACCGAGCGCGCCAAGCTCTCCGGGTACCTGAACTTCGACATGATCGGCTCGCCGAACCCGGGCTACTTCGTCTACGACGACGACCCGACGATCGAGACGACGTTCAAGAACTACTTCGCCGGTCTGGGCGTCCCGACAGAGATCGAGACGGAGGGCGACGGCCGCTCCGACCACGCCTCCTTCAAGAACGTCGGCGTCCCCGTCGGGGGCCTGTTCACGGGCGCGAGCCGGGTCAAGTCCAGTGCGCAGGTGCAGAAGTGGGGCGGTACGGCCACGGCCTTCGACCGCTGCTACCACTCTTCCTGCGACACGACGGCGAACATCAACGACACCGCTCTCGACCGCAACAGCGACGCGATCGCGCACGCGATCTGGACGCTGTCCGCCGGCACGACCACGCCGCCCACCGGCAAGGTCTTCGAGAACACGGCCGACGTGTCCGTCCCGGACAACGGCGCCGCGGTGACCTCGACGGTCAACGTCACGGGTGTCACGGGCAACGCCCCGAGCAACCTCGCCGTCGGCGTGGACATCGTCCACACCTACCGCGGTGACCTGGTCGTCGACCTCGTCGCCCCGGACGGCTCGGTCTACAGCCTGTCCAACCGGTCGGGCGGCAGCGCCGACAACATCGTCCAGACCTTCACCGTGAACGCCTCCTCCGAGGTCGCCAACGGTGCCTGGAAGCTCCGCGTCCAGGACAAGGCCTCGGCCGACACCGGCTACATCAGCGGCTTCAAGCTGACGTTCCCGTAA
- a CDS encoding polyprenyl synthetase family protein yields MTVVGPFGLSVRDQALEADVQTGLAAVEAGLLDATKSDVPFITEAAQHLVLAGGKRFRPLLVMLSAQFGDPYAPGVVPSAVVVELTHLATLYHDDVMDEADVRRGVDSANTRWGNSIAVLTGDFLFARASHTLADLGPEAVRIQSEAFERLVTGQILETAGPQEGRDPVDHYLDVLGGKTGSLVAVSCRFGSMMSGADESVVDILTQYGERLGVAFQLADDVLDIASDSHESGKTPGTDLREGIPTLPVLHLRAAAAAHGRPEDLELVELVDGDLTDDDRHAEVLRRLRAHPALEQARKDTVRYAEEARAMLAPLPDGYAKAALAEMCDAVVHRAG; encoded by the coding sequence GTGACCGTCGTCGGGCCGTTCGGTCTTAGCGTGCGGGACCAGGCTCTTGAGGCCGATGTCCAGACCGGTTTGGCGGCAGTGGAGGCGGGCCTCCTCGACGCCACCAAGAGCGATGTCCCCTTCATCACGGAGGCCGCGCAGCACCTCGTCCTGGCCGGTGGCAAGCGGTTCCGCCCCCTGCTCGTGATGCTCTCCGCCCAGTTCGGAGACCCCTACGCGCCCGGCGTCGTGCCCTCCGCCGTCGTCGTCGAACTCACCCACCTGGCCACGCTCTACCACGACGACGTCATGGACGAGGCCGACGTCCGGCGCGGCGTCGACAGCGCCAACACCCGCTGGGGCAACTCGATCGCCGTCCTCACGGGTGACTTCCTCTTCGCCCGCGCCTCGCACACGCTCGCGGATCTCGGTCCCGAGGCCGTACGCATCCAGTCCGAGGCGTTCGAACGGCTCGTCACCGGTCAGATCCTGGAGACCGCGGGCCCGCAGGAGGGCCGCGACCCGGTCGACCACTACCTCGACGTCCTCGGCGGCAAGACCGGCTCCCTCGTCGCCGTCTCCTGCCGCTTCGGTTCGATGATGTCCGGCGCCGACGAGAGCGTCGTCGACATCCTCACCCAGTACGGCGAACGGCTCGGCGTCGCCTTCCAGCTCGCCGACGACGTCCTCGACATCGCCTCCGACTCCCACGAGTCCGGCAAGACCCCCGGCACCGACCTCCGCGAGGGCATCCCCACCCTGCCCGTCCTGCACCTGCGGGCCGCGGCCGCCGCGCACGGCCGCCCCGAGGACCTGGAGCTCGTCGAGCTCGTCGACGGCGACCTCACCGACGACGACCGCCACGCCGAGGTCCTGCGCCGCCTGCGCGCCCACCCGGCCCTGGAGCAGGCCCGCAAGGACACCGTGCGGTACGCGGAGGAGGCCCGCGCGATGCTCGCGCCGCTGCCCGACGGGTACGCCAAGGCGGCGCTCGCGGAGATGTGCGACGCGGTGGTGCACCGGGCGGGCTGA
- a CDS encoding GNAT family N-acetyltransferase, with amino-acid sequence MTRMPTSNTPKAAIIDDAPMVSGVLARAFGDDPMMRWFFPHDASREAGLGRYFTTLFTRQYGLHGVCERTDSAAAFWVAPEGQDKAVPDAETVQELQAILGDRADLFRQAVEAAAGHTPPEPHWYLAVIGADPAARGQGHGSALLRSGLARADAADMPVYLESSNPDNLPVYGHFGFAVLGEASLPGGGPTLWAMRRAPRDPSGG; translated from the coding sequence ATGACCCGTATGCCTACCTCGAACACTCCGAAAGCGGCAATAATCGACGACGCCCCGATGGTCAGCGGCGTCCTGGCGCGTGCCTTCGGCGACGACCCGATGATGCGCTGGTTCTTCCCCCACGACGCCTCGCGTGAGGCCGGGCTCGGGCGGTACTTCACCACCCTCTTCACCCGCCAGTACGGCCTGCACGGCGTCTGCGAGCGCACCGATTCGGCCGCCGCCTTCTGGGTGGCTCCCGAAGGGCAGGACAAGGCCGTCCCCGACGCCGAAACCGTCCAGGAGCTGCAGGCGATCCTCGGTGACCGCGCCGACCTGTTCCGGCAGGCCGTCGAGGCCGCCGCCGGGCACACGCCCCCCGAGCCCCACTGGTACCTCGCCGTCATCGGCGCCGACCCCGCCGCGCGTGGCCAGGGCCACGGCTCCGCGCTGCTGCGTTCCGGCCTCGCCCGGGCCGACGCCGCCGACATGCCCGTCTACCTGGAGTCCTCCAATCCGGACAACCTCCCCGTCTACGGGCACTTCGGCTTCGCCGTCCTCGGCGAGGCCTCCCTGCCCGGCGGTGGCCCCACCCTCTGGGCCATGCGGCGCGCGCCCCGCGACCCGTCCGGCGGCTGA